One Orcinus orca chromosome 8, mOrcOrc1.1, whole genome shotgun sequence genomic window, GTTGTTGATGGCAAACACACAAAGGAAGCCCTCCCCGGTGCGCATGTACTGGTCCCGCATGGCGCTGTACTCCTCCTGGCCCGCCGTGTCCAGGATGTCCAACAGGCACGTCTCCCCATCGATGACCACTTGCTTCCGGTAGGAGTCCTGGGGAGGACACTGCTTAGAGACAGCAGGCCCTCCGGGGACGGGACCCTCCCTCGCTCCCCTCGTGCCCCCCAGGACCTACGACGAAGAGACCCCTTCCTGCAGAGCGGGTAGAAGACGAGCCCGCGCCAGGAGCCAGGCTGTGGACAGGGGCCGGGCCAGCTCACCTCTATGGTGGGGTCGTACTCATCCACAAAGTGGTTCTGAATGAGCTGGATGGTCAGGGCGCTCTTCCCCACGCCTCCAGCGCCCACCACCACGAGCTTATACTCCGTCATTGCTCCTCAAAGGACCACAGCACAAGGC contains:
- the HRAS gene encoding GTPase HRas isoform X3; this encodes MTEYKLVVVGAGGVGKSALTIQLIQNHFVDEYDPTIEDSYRKQVVIDGETCLLDILDTAGQEEYSAMRDQYMRTGEGFLCVFAINNAKSFEDIHQYREQIKRVKDSDDVPMVLVGNKCDLAARTVESRQAQDLARSYGIPYIETSAKTRQGSRSGSGSSSGTLWDPPGPP